From a single Sus scrofa isolate TJ Tabasco breed Duroc chromosome 13, Sscrofa11.1, whole genome shotgun sequence genomic region:
- the CLEC3B gene encoding tetranectin, which translates to MELWGPYLLLCLFSLLTQVTAETPTPKVKKPANAKKDAASPKILEELKTQLDTLAQEVALLKEQQALQTVCLKGTKVHMKCFLAFVQAKTFHEASEDCISRGGTLGTPKTGSENDALYEYLRQSVGAEAEVWLGFNDMADEGAWVDMTGGHIAYKNWETEITAQPDGGKVENCAALAGAANGKWFDKRCRDKLPYVCQFAIV; encoded by the exons ATGGAGCTTTGGGGGCCCTACTTgctcctctgcctcttctcccttctgacccaggtcactgctgagacACCTACCCCCAAGGTCAAGAAGCCTGCAAATGCCAAGAAAG ATGCCGCAAGCCCAAAGATACTTGAGGAGCTCAAGACCCAGCTGGACACTCTGGCCCAGGAGGTGGCCCTGCTGAAGGAGCAGCAGGCCCTGCAGACGG tCTGCCTGAAAGGCACCAAGGTGCACATGAAGTGCTTCCTGGCCTTCGTCCAGGCGAAGACTTTCCACGAGGCGAGCGAGGACTGTATCTCACGCGGGGGCACCCTGGGCACCCCTAAGACAGGCTCGGAGAACGATGCCCTGTACGAGTACCTACGGCAGAGCGTGGGCGCAGAGGCTGAGGTCTGGCTGGGCTTCAACGATATGGCGGATGAGGGCGCCTGGGTGGACATGACCGGCGGCCACATCGCCTACAAGAACTGGGAGACAGAGATCACTGCGCAGCCTGATGGCGGCAAGGTGGAGAACTGCGCCGCCCTGGCTGGCGCGGCCAACGGCAAGTGGTTCGACAAGCGCTGCCGGGACAAGCTGCCCTACGTCTGCCAGTTCGCCATCGTGTAG